Proteins from one Candidatus Hydrogenedentota bacterium genomic window:
- a CDS encoding VCBS repeat-containing protein, whose protein sequence is MAGFALPVAVVFLAQTALAAPGAWPEPRQNAHLTAVQPLPGKMREAPRVLARYNLGCTAPGVQRASQPGGAETGLAIVGGALFAFTPDNALKWTSHPRGLNFTAIAACEDLDGDGLAEVLLQAGRPEPPYGAAVLVDLESGAVRWRYDVEPMSYAWYLHAGAYWPDMPAKQILVLMHGYPPDEENGYAALFAFDKPGEPPRQRWRYDFHQYTCFPSLLRTDFDGDGTRELVVETHSRMWFLDPVSGAMEHFETWDVAPANVRSYGLVEFVDLDRDGREDFLCIADFAQHHEVLLNRGGHFERAWLHAWGESVTTGKVDTAYPQPAYGDVDGDNALEVVVSVFNGEGENAWKLRVYDAVTGIIEHGGAGLVPVTIVDVNGDGAADIAANRVDTASVEATSGACVLSGKNGDWLEIWSDPGTRIVPSPQPGRVLLNRGGVMKVLRGDGNGVMETDPAPTASSPRPGFEHIPAMASAEAAPTLLLADLGRGGTELLAHGGGRTRVLRWQQETLVLTGEYPSLSIPVVADFDGDGAPDLARTELGAARLPVVEAVTPARNNRVLWRTELPAPTGTGLPNGQAAYARAGRLAGAATPDLYVWFGAPAARSFCLDGRTGRLVWEQGERPEIERFWGPSVNLASVYDFNGDGAEDLVFTNPDYFCVADGQTGAPLLGPLFPPKIFSQPSQGLYTLPAILERVHAEPLVCLVDGHYFQGVMTLHADPKWHRILKPGENRAGAEGFLQVTDGAWLMGFGRQNGTFACVNAETGAPRWELSVEASSSDVLTCDVDGDARHEFVFATSHGELWAAGDDGSTPRIVWRAPLGAPAAGAPIAGDINGDGYSEVAVTLANGELVVLGAKS, encoded by the coding sequence ATGGCGGGGTTCGCACTGCCGGTCGCGGTCGTTTTTCTGGCGCAAACCGCTCTCGCCGCGCCGGGCGCGTGGCCGGAGCCGAGGCAGAACGCGCACCTGACGGCCGTGCAGCCGCTCCCGGGCAAGATGCGCGAAGCGCCGCGCGTCCTCGCGCGCTACAATCTCGGCTGTACTGCGCCAGGCGTTCAGCGCGCGTCTCAGCCGGGCGGCGCGGAGACGGGTCTCGCGATTGTGGGCGGGGCCCTGTTTGCGTTTACACCGGACAACGCCCTGAAATGGACGTCACATCCCCGGGGGCTCAATTTTACGGCGATCGCAGCTTGTGAAGACCTTGACGGCGATGGACTCGCCGAGGTGCTGCTGCAGGCGGGCCGGCCCGAGCCGCCATATGGCGCGGCGGTGCTGGTAGACCTCGAATCGGGGGCTGTGCGCTGGCGTTACGATGTCGAACCGATGTCCTATGCGTGGTATCTCCATGCTGGCGCGTACTGGCCCGATATGCCCGCGAAACAGATTCTCGTGCTCATGCATGGCTACCCCCCCGACGAAGAGAACGGCTATGCCGCGCTGTTCGCGTTTGACAAGCCCGGCGAGCCGCCCAGGCAGCGCTGGCGTTATGATTTTCACCAGTACACGTGCTTTCCCTCGCTTCTGCGCACGGATTTCGACGGCGACGGCACGCGCGAACTCGTGGTCGAGACGCACAGCCGCATGTGGTTCCTTGACCCGGTCAGCGGCGCGATGGAGCATTTCGAGACGTGGGACGTGGCCCCGGCCAACGTGCGCAGCTATGGCCTTGTCGAGTTTGTCGACCTGGACCGCGACGGGCGCGAGGATTTTCTGTGCATCGCCGACTTCGCGCAGCACCACGAAGTGCTGTTGAACCGCGGCGGGCATTTCGAGCGCGCGTGGCTCCATGCGTGGGGCGAGAGCGTTACGACTGGCAAGGTGGACACCGCGTATCCGCAGCCCGCGTACGGCGATGTGGACGGCGACAACGCGCTCGAGGTGGTCGTGAGCGTATTTAACGGTGAGGGCGAAAATGCGTGGAAACTGCGCGTGTATGACGCTGTCACGGGAATTATCGAGCATGGCGGGGCGGGGCTTGTCCCGGTCACCATCGTCGACGTGAATGGCGACGGGGCGGCGGACATTGCCGCGAACCGCGTCGACACCGCGTCCGTGGAGGCCACTTCGGGGGCGTGCGTGCTCTCGGGCAAGAACGGAGACTGGCTGGAAATCTGGTCGGACCCGGGCACGCGCATCGTGCCTTCGCCACAGCCGGGTCGCGTGCTCCTGAATCGCGGCGGCGTGATGAAGGTATTGCGCGGCGATGGCAACGGTGTCATGGAAACGGACCCTGCGCCCACCGCATCCTCGCCGAGGCCCGGTTTCGAACACATCCCGGCGATGGCGTCAGCCGAGGCCGCTCCCACGCTGCTCCTGGCGGACCTGGGCCGCGGCGGGACCGAACTGCTCGCGCACGGCGGCGGGCGCACGCGGGTGTTGCGTTGGCAACAGGAAACGCTCGTTTTAACCGGCGAATACCCCTCCCTTTCGATACCAGTCGTGGCTGATTTCGATGGCGACGGCGCGCCGGACTTGGCGCGCACCGAATTGGGCGCCGCCCGGCTGCCGGTGGTCGAGGCCGTCACCCCCGCGCGGAATAACCGCGTCCTCTGGCGCACGGAATTGCCTGCGCCGACCGGGACCGGCCTGCCCAACGGCCAGGCCGCGTATGCGCGCGCGGGCCGGCTCGCCGGCGCGGCCACGCCCGACCTCTATGTGTGGTTCGGCGCCCCGGCGGCACGTAGCTTCTGTCTCGACGGTAGAACAGGGCGCCTGGTCTGGGAACAGGGCGAACGGCCCGAGATCGAGCGGTTCTGGGGCCCGAGCGTAAACCTGGCCAGTGTGTACGATTTCAACGGGGACGGCGCGGAAGACCTCGTGTTCACCAACCCGGATTACTTTTGTGTGGCCGACGGGCAGACTGGCGCGCCGCTGCTCGGGCCTCTGTTTCCGCCGAAGATTTTCAGTCAACCGAGCCAAGGTCTCTATACCTTGCCGGCCATCCTTGAGCGCGTCCATGCGGAACCGCTCGTGTGTCTCGTGGACGGCCATTACTTCCAGGGCGTGATGACATTGCACGCAGACCCGAAATGGCACCGTATCTTGAAGCCGGGCGAGAATCGCGCGGGCGCGGAAGGGTTCCTCCAGGTAACGGACGGCGCGTGGCTCATGGGTTTCGGACGTCAAAACGGCACTTTCGCGTGCGTCAACGCCGAGACGGGCGCGCCGCGATGGGAACTGTCCGTGGAGGCGTCGTCCAGCGACGTGCTGACCTGCGACGTGGACGGCGATGCCCGCCATGAATTCGTGTTTGCGACGAGTCACGGCGAACTCTGGGCGGCCGGCGACGATGGCTCGACGCCACGCATCGTCTGGCGCGCGCCGCTTGGCGCACCGGCGGCGGGCGCGCCCATTGCGGGCGACATCAACGGCGATGGGTATAGCGAGGTGGCAGTGACGCTCGCAAACGGGGAGTTGGTGGTTCTGGGCGCAAAGAGCTGA
- a CDS encoding DUF1559 domain-containing protein: MRNRGFTLIELLVVIAIIGILAAILLPALARARESARRASCQNNLKELGLVLKMYSNEDPGERFPTMQAGVYNWHNVRPASIIDLVPNMFTVYPEYLNDPFILVCPSDSEAGEMAERFTPPNSDELCLNYSWPTSDAGSRCASAADCSYTYLGWVFDRYAVKHGFADLNALIVIFSAVGEADMIPANPPTEGVRQVVGAIEALFTPEFVTAVLNDDGPTMAKYVDDDITLVSTYAGEGNGGSDTVYRLREGIERFLITDINNPAASAQAQSTIPVIFDQLAVVPSAFNHIPGGSNVLYMDGHVDFLRYEQNGDSLCNKYVANLLGVMAAVF, encoded by the coding sequence ATGAGAAACCGGGGTTTTACGCTCATCGAACTCTTGGTCGTCATCGCAATCATCGGCATTCTGGCGGCTATCCTGCTGCCCGCGCTGGCCCGCGCGCGCGAATCGGCCCGGCGCGCGAGTTGCCAGAACAACCTGAAGGAACTCGGGCTGGTACTGAAGATGTACTCGAACGAGGACCCGGGCGAGCGGTTCCCCACGATGCAGGCCGGCGTGTACAACTGGCACAACGTGCGGCCCGCTTCGATCATTGACCTGGTCCCCAACATGTTTACGGTGTACCCGGAATACTTGAACGACCCGTTCATCCTGGTCTGCCCTTCCGATTCGGAAGCGGGTGAGATGGCGGAACGGTTCACGCCGCCCAACAGCGACGAACTGTGCCTGAACTATTCCTGGCCCACGAGCGACGCCGGCAGCCGCTGCGCCAGCGCGGCAGACTGCAGCTACACGTACCTCGGCTGGGTGTTCGACCGTTACGCCGTAAAGCACGGCTTTGCCGACCTCAACGCGCTGATCGTCATCTTCTCCGCGGTAGGCGAGGCGGACATGATCCCCGCGAACCCGCCTACGGAAGGCGTGCGCCAAGTAGTCGGCGCCATTGAAGCGTTGTTTACTCCCGAGTTCGTCACTGCCGTGCTGAATGACGATGGCCCAACCATGGCGAAATACGTGGACGATGACATCACGCTCGTCAGCACCTACGCGGGAGAAGGCAATGGCGGCAGCGACACCGTCTACCGGCTGCGCGAGGGTATCGAGCGGTTCCTGATCACGGACATCAACAACCCTGCGGCCAGCGCTCAGGCCCAGAGCACCATTCCCGTGATCTTCGACCAGCTTGCGGTGGTGCCCTCGGCGTTCAACCACATTCCGGGCGGGTCGAACGTGCTGTACATGGATGGCCACGTCGATTTCCTCAGATACGAGCAGAACGGCGACTCGCTCTGCAACAAATACGTGGCGAACCTGCTGGGCGTCATGGCGGCAGTCTTCTAG
- a CDS encoding right-handed parallel beta-helix repeat-containing protein produces the protein MRTRNPRGMSRRQWLTSAAACLGSCAMLPAIAGERPEVTRPRATSGDVAFEPAWEQRLTVTVGPGSADIPGVTDKAIQAGVDYIARFGGGTVKLLPGEYTLRNAVCLRTRVRIEGSGPDTVLTKAPSVETTLAVDSDWYDQEITLTDASGFLVGDGVCLITENPDTGGREVVKRTLVAHSGSRFKLDRALRENFWVEKQPVAVTLFPLITAEEASELAVENLTLDGNRANNAHLDGNYAGCLWFQDCSRIVLRGVTARNYNGDGMSWQICHDVVVENCHSHDNADLGMHPGSGSQRPTITGNRIERNGTGLFFCWGVKYGLAEGNVICDNVDYGISIGHRDDENLVRDNDVLRNGKCGVLFRPERGIGYTASGNRVEENRIIDNGPEDGAAVDIQGVTSGNTLARNEIRETRGPASRAGIRIGAETGENTLQDNHIEGFAVAVQDLRRK, from the coding sequence ATGCGAACCAGGAACCCGCGCGGCATGAGCCGCCGCCAATGGCTGACATCGGCGGCCGCGTGCCTGGGCTCGTGTGCGATGCTGCCCGCGATCGCGGGGGAACGGCCCGAGGTCACGCGCCCGCGCGCAACGTCCGGCGATGTTGCCTTCGAACCTGCCTGGGAGCAGCGCCTGACAGTCACCGTCGGGCCGGGCTCGGCGGACATCCCCGGTGTCACGGACAAGGCCATCCAGGCGGGCGTCGACTACATCGCGCGTTTCGGCGGCGGCACGGTCAAGCTGCTGCCGGGCGAATACACGCTGCGCAACGCCGTCTGTCTGCGCACGCGCGTGCGCATCGAGGGCAGCGGACCGGACACGGTGCTTACGAAAGCGCCCTCGGTCGAGACGACGCTTGCCGTGGATTCGGACTGGTATGACCAGGAGATTACATTGACGGATGCGTCGGGGTTCCTGGTGGGAGACGGGGTTTGCCTCATCACCGAGAATCCCGACACCGGCGGGCGCGAGGTGGTCAAGCGCACGCTTGTCGCGCACAGCGGCAGCCGGTTCAAGCTCGACCGCGCATTGCGCGAGAATTTCTGGGTCGAGAAACAGCCGGTGGCGGTTACGCTGTTCCCGCTCATCACGGCGGAAGAGGCAAGCGAGCTGGCTGTAGAAAACCTGACCCTGGACGGCAACCGCGCGAACAACGCGCACCTGGACGGCAACTACGCGGGCTGCCTCTGGTTTCAGGATTGCAGCCGCATCGTGCTCCGCGGCGTGACCGCGCGCAATTACAACGGCGACGGCATGAGCTGGCAGATTTGCCACGATGTCGTGGTCGAGAACTGTCACAGCCACGACAACGCGGACCTCGGCATGCACCCCGGCTCGGGCTCGCAACGGCCCACCATCACCGGAAACCGCATCGAGCGCAACGGCACGGGCCTGTTTTTCTGCTGGGGCGTCAAATACGGCCTCGCGGAAGGCAACGTGATCTGCGACAACGTGGATTACGGCATCTCCATCGGCCATCGCGACGACGAGAATCTCGTGCGCGACAACGACGTGCTGCGCAACGGCAAGTGCGGCGTCCTGTTCCGGCCCGAACGGGGCATCGGCTACACCGCTTCGGGAAATCGCGTCGAGGAAAACCGCATCATCGACAATGGGCCGGAAGACGGCGCCGCAGTCGATATCCAGGGCGTGACTTCCGGCAACACGCTGGCGCGAAATGAAATCCGCGAGACGCGCGGGCCCGCGAGCCGGGCCGGCATCCGCATCGGGGCGGAAACCGGCGAAAACACGCTTCAGGACAACCACATCGAGGGCTTCGCCGTCGCGGTGCAGGACCTCCGGCGGAAATGA
- a CDS encoding VCBS repeat-containing protein yields the protein MFVVALSFGVLAEQWSLPVDVASELTFPRVPMDPVIDFGGLLDAAGVSEQVDRGSVQVLDIADGAELPCAVEWDATRRDTARVMWATTNPEHRAFAIRFHTAPSPSAAPVPAYVPPIGVGDLLRYNADAPRCVALPYLGGLVDLNGDGRRDLAGCWNYAYRPGEPWDGVVCYPGACEDDEMVFGDLLRLRYVETKADAHPKDFLGTYMCAAFADLNRDGALDLVFSPRNGDRLSFYLDSGKRDAAGPPVFVRDGELARPAGAWAPCRIVDLDNDGALDLVLGNLHADGNAEVHFLRNRNPDGWPFDAAPPVPLELAGPPCFFDMDRDGRHDAVCLVPVPGGGVHEQRIVWRRNEGGTPPAFAAPAPVSGIDVTYPTDLAAVDTEPRGLLVQHDTFQRVTLFLHAPTDAQPATFTPLGAARSPCAVMSLSDQAWPCLCDWDADGDQDLLIGGGYGWPRIVINGGGPARPAFREPALIPADGGPIKILRNEILGEPHHWHNMGYPYPVFADWDADGLNDL from the coding sequence GTGTTCGTGGTCGCGCTCAGTTTCGGCGTTCTCGCCGAACAATGGTCCCTCCCTGTTGACGTCGCGTCGGAACTGACGTTTCCGCGCGTGCCCATGGACCCCGTCATCGATTTTGGCGGTCTGCTGGATGCGGCCGGCGTCAGCGAACAGGTGGACCGCGGCTCTGTGCAGGTGCTGGACATTGCGGATGGTGCCGAACTGCCCTGCGCTGTCGAATGGGACGCCACACGCCGCGACACGGCGCGGGTCATGTGGGCGACCACGAATCCCGAGCATCGCGCCTTCGCGATCCGCTTCCATACGGCGCCGTCGCCGTCCGCCGCGCCGGTTCCGGCCTATGTCCCCCCCATCGGCGTTGGGGATTTGCTCCGGTACAACGCGGACGCACCGCGCTGCGTCGCGCTGCCGTACCTCGGCGGCCTGGTGGACCTGAACGGCGACGGCCGCCGCGACCTCGCGGGCTGCTGGAACTACGCCTATCGCCCCGGCGAACCGTGGGACGGCGTGGTCTGTTACCCAGGCGCGTGCGAGGACGACGAGATGGTCTTCGGCGACCTGCTGCGCTTGCGCTACGTCGAAACCAAGGCTGACGCACATCCGAAAGACTTTCTTGGCACCTACATGTGCGCGGCGTTCGCCGATTTGAACCGCGACGGCGCCCTGGACCTCGTGTTTTCGCCACGGAACGGCGACCGGCTCAGCTTCTATCTCGATTCGGGCAAGCGGGACGCCGCCGGGCCGCCCGTTTTCGTGCGGGACGGCGAACTGGCGCGTCCCGCGGGCGCGTGGGCGCCCTGCCGCATCGTGGACCTCGACAACGACGGCGCGCTGGACCTCGTGCTCGGCAACCTCCACGCCGACGGGAACGCGGAGGTCCATTTCCTGCGCAACCGGAACCCCGACGGCTGGCCCTTCGACGCCGCGCCGCCAGTGCCGCTCGAACTCGCCGGGCCGCCCTGCTTCTTCGACATGGACCGCGACGGCAGGCACGATGCCGTGTGCCTCGTTCCGGTTCCGGGCGGCGGCGTCCATGAACAACGCATCGTCTGGCGGCGCAACGAAGGCGGGACGCCGCCCGCGTTTGCCGCGCCTGCGCCAGTGTCCGGCATCGATGTGACATATCCCACGGACCTCGCCGCCGTGGACACGGAACCGCGGGGTCTGCTGGTCCAGCACGACACGTTCCAGCGTGTCACGCTGTTCCTGCACGCGCCCACGGACGCGCAACCCGCGACGTTCACCCCGCTGGGCGCCGCGCGGTCGCCGTGCGCCGTGATGTCGCTGAGCGATCAGGCGTGGCCGTGCCTGTGCGACTGGGACGCCGACGGCGATCAGGACCTGCTCATCGGCGGCGGCTACGGCTGGCCACGCATTGTGATCAACGGCGGCGGGCCTGCGCGCCCGGCGTTTCGCGAACCGGCCTTGATCCCCGCTGACGGCGGCCCGATCAAGATTTTACGCAACGAAATCCTGGGCGAGCCCCATCATTGGCACAACATGGGATATCCGTATCCGGTCTTCGCGGACTGGGACGCGGACGGGCTGAACGACCTGC
- a CDS encoding VCBS repeat-containing protein, translating into PADGGPIKILRNEILGEPHHWHNMGYPYPVFADWDADGLNDLLLPNETNRIFWYRNTGTKREPAFGARAQVLVDGFPESDEARRRSAERAIEATYPLEEEQPFFWRTGAAFADWNGDGLLDLATHDGATRKLWLFTQYRDGSGALRLKKDRPLLLEDGRAIDDAIVGRSAHWTESFRAIDWDRDGPIDLVYNCAGTEPAKGSIYLLRNAGTRESPVFAAPRTFCCFGEPIKVTAHGPNAWPGDFDGDGLPDLIACVEWSVYPFYTHAALEMPERPKYEVGALGSAADSDS; encoded by the coding sequence CCCGCTGACGGCGGCCCGATCAAGATTTTACGCAACGAAATCCTGGGCGAGCCCCATCATTGGCACAACATGGGATATCCGTATCCGGTCTTCGCGGACTGGGACGCGGACGGGCTGAACGACCTGCTGCTGCCCAATGAGACCAACCGCATCTTCTGGTATCGCAACACGGGCACGAAGCGTGAACCGGCCTTCGGCGCGCGGGCGCAGGTGCTCGTGGACGGGTTCCCGGAGTCGGATGAGGCGCGGCGGCGTTCCGCGGAACGCGCTATCGAAGCCACGTATCCGCTGGAGGAGGAACAACCGTTCTTCTGGCGCACGGGCGCGGCGTTCGCGGACTGGAACGGCGACGGGCTGCTGGACCTCGCGACGCACGACGGCGCGACGCGCAAGCTGTGGCTCTTCACGCAGTACCGCGACGGTTCAGGCGCACTGCGCCTGAAAAAGGACCGGCCGCTCCTGCTCGAAGACGGGCGCGCCATCGACGACGCCATTGTCGGGCGCAGCGCCCACTGGACCGAATCGTTCCGCGCCATCGACTGGGACCGCGACGGGCCGATCGACCTCGTCTACAACTGCGCGGGCACGGAACCGGCCAAGGGCAGCATCTATCTCCTGCGCAACGCGGGCACGCGCGAATCGCCCGTGTTCGCCGCGCCGCGCACCTTCTGCTGCTTCGGCGAGCCGATCAAGGTCACGGCCCACGGTCCCAACGCATGGCCCGGCGATTTCGACGGCGACGGCCTGCCCGACCTGATCGCCTGTGTGGAGTGGAGCGTCTACCCCTTCTACACGCACGCCGCGCTCGAAATGCCGGAACGGCCCAAGTACGAGGTGGGTGCCTTGGGCAGCGCAGCAGACTCAGATTCATAG
- a CDS encoding uroporphyrinogen decarboxylase family protein gives MTSEQWELLKQVVAGKPCDPLPTGFIIDSPWLPNWAGMSILSYYANEQKWVDANLKAIGRFPQAMFLPGFWAEYGMCTEPSAFGAKCIFPEDEFPFAERLPNALDALKKPNPRTDGLAPFVMKRLGFAQPLIERAGHAIRFAVARGPLNVAGFLLGNTEFLVTLKLVPDAAHKLLTTITDYLVEWLQLQKAAFPGIDGILILDDIAGFCGEEDFLEFAKPYLKRIFNAFDASVRFFHNDANGTVCAPHLADTGVNLFNFSHEHPMPEMKRLVGGNVALIGNIPPRDVLAGGTPDDVGEAVRGLVASLDDRRGIILSCGGGMPPGVSTENIRAFLEAAAA, from the coding sequence GTGACTTCGGAGCAGTGGGAACTGTTGAAGCAGGTGGTTGCGGGCAAGCCGTGCGACCCGTTGCCGACAGGGTTCATTATCGACAGCCCATGGCTGCCGAACTGGGCGGGCATGTCGATTCTCAGTTACTATGCGAACGAGCAGAAGTGGGTCGACGCGAACCTGAAAGCGATCGGGAGATTCCCGCAAGCGATGTTCCTGCCGGGCTTCTGGGCCGAATACGGCATGTGCACCGAGCCGTCCGCGTTCGGCGCGAAGTGCATCTTCCCGGAAGACGAATTCCCCTTCGCGGAGCGGCTGCCGAATGCGCTCGACGCCCTGAAGAAGCCCAATCCGCGCACCGACGGCCTCGCGCCGTTCGTCATGAAACGGCTCGGGTTCGCGCAGCCGCTGATAGAGCGGGCCGGCCACGCCATCCGCTTTGCCGTGGCGCGCGGGCCGCTCAACGTGGCCGGGTTCCTGCTCGGAAACACGGAGTTTCTCGTCACCCTGAAACTGGTCCCGGACGCCGCGCACAAGCTCCTGACGACAATCACCGACTATCTTGTCGAATGGCTGCAATTGCAGAAGGCGGCGTTTCCCGGCATCGACGGCATACTGATACTGGACGACATCGCCGGTTTCTGCGGCGAAGAAGATTTCCTTGAGTTTGCTAAGCCATATCTCAAGCGGATATTCAATGCCTTCGACGCGTCCGTCCGTTTCTTCCACAACGACGCTAATGGGACCGTCTGCGCGCCGCACCTCGCCGATACGGGCGTCAATCTCTTCAACTTCAGCCACGAACATCCGATGCCCGAGATGAAGCGCCTCGTGGGCGGCAATGTCGCGCTGATCGGCAACATCCCGCCGCGCGATGTGCTGGCCGGCGGCACGCCCGACGACGTCGGCGAGGCCGTGCGCGGCCTCGTGGCGTCCCTCGACGACCGGCGCGGCATCATCCTCTCCTGCGGCGGCGGCATGCCCCCCGGCGTCTCGACGGAAAACATCCGCGCGTTCCTGGAAGCGGCCGCGGCTTAG
- a CDS encoding antibiotic biosynthesis monooxygenase, translating into MYLVLVECVVKPECAEAFKAASIENARNSVQEPGIARFDVIQQQDDPARFLLVEVYRTPEDPAKHKETAHYAKWRDTVADMMAEPRKGTKYANCFPEDGGW; encoded by the coding sequence ATGTACCTTGTGCTCGTGGAATGCGTGGTGAAACCAGAATGCGCGGAGGCGTTCAAGGCGGCGTCGATCGAGAACGCCCGGAACAGCGTGCAGGAGCCCGGCATCGCGCGCTTCGACGTGATCCAGCAGCAGGACGACCCTGCTCGCTTCCTGCTCGTCGAAGTCTATCGCACGCCAGAGGACCCCGCGAAGCACAAGGAGACCGCGCATTACGCAAAGTGGCGCGATACCGTCGCGGACATGATGGCGGAGCCGCGCAAGGGCACGAAGTACGCGAATTGTTTTCCGGAGGACGGGGGGTGGTGA
- a CDS encoding response regulator has translation MGVFNYLTPAVYWLLSVLWCAILFFCVRRLWGQSLRGSLVSLLLVVLGIDAFRTVFESVYFGLRYTAFAGLLPRGLYSFLSRLEIVFVPKAINLIAAFAIFALILRRWLPREERGLLHEREHTAELEALVAERTRELQQSNEALRRDIEERTRTDAALKESQRAMATLLGNLPGLAYRCLNTPAWPFLFVSDGCLALTGYTAEELGPDGNMPFGDCIVPEDREMVWQGVQDALNQRRLFTLTYRIRTANGDIKWVWEQGCGVFDAAGNLEAVEGFITDITDRRRAEDERSRLEAQVQQTQKLESLGVLAGGIAHDFNNLLVGILGNADLAYEELPPSSPARETVKEIETAARRAAELTRQLLAYSGKGRFIIQPADINEIVREMGHLLEVSISKQALLRYELASGLPAVMADASQIRQIVMNLIVNASEALPDGKGGITVTTGTVECDRACLETMHLNQDLPEGRYVFFEVADTGCGMDAETLSRIFDPFFTTKFTGRGLGLAAALGIVRGHKGALKVYSEPGRGSSFRVFLPALDALAAPAPAAQSAAGGWRGSGAVLLVDDEPSVRTLGARILQRSGFQVITAQDGHEAVEQFKIHADRVVCVLLDLTMPRLGGEDTYRELRRIRPDLPVVLSSGYNAQEISQRFAGKELAGFIQKPYQAATLVRTIRDALESPGREVLPAGDDA, from the coding sequence GTGGGTGTGTTCAATTACCTGACGCCTGCGGTCTACTGGCTGCTCTCGGTCCTTTGGTGCGCGATACTCTTTTTTTGTGTGCGGCGGCTTTGGGGGCAGAGTCTGCGCGGGTCGCTGGTGAGCCTGCTGCTGGTCGTACTCGGGATTGACGCGTTCCGCACCGTCTTCGAGAGCGTGTATTTCGGGCTGCGCTATACCGCGTTCGCGGGCCTGCTGCCCCGGGGGCTCTACAGCTTCTTGAGCCGGCTCGAGATCGTCTTTGTGCCCAAGGCAATCAACCTGATTGCCGCCTTTGCGATATTCGCGCTGATCCTGCGCCGCTGGCTGCCCCGGGAAGAGCGGGGACTGCTTCACGAACGCGAGCACACCGCCGAATTGGAGGCATTGGTGGCGGAGCGGACTCGGGAACTGCAACAAAGCAATGAGGCGCTCCGCCGCGATATCGAAGAACGCACCAGGACCGACGCCGCGCTGAAGGAAAGCCAGCGCGCCATGGCTACGCTGCTGGGCAATCTGCCGGGCCTGGCCTACCGGTGCTTGAACACGCCCGCTTGGCCGTTCCTGTTCGTGAGCGATGGTTGTCTCGCGCTCACGGGGTACACCGCCGAGGAACTCGGGCCTGACGGCAATATGCCGTTCGGCGACTGCATTGTCCCGGAAGACCGCGAGATGGTCTGGCAAGGCGTGCAGGATGCCCTGAACCAGCGCCGGCTATTCACGCTTACCTACCGCATTCGCACCGCGAACGGGGACATCAAGTGGGTATGGGAGCAGGGTTGCGGCGTCTTCGACGCGGCGGGAAACCTGGAGGCGGTCGAGGGCTTCATTACGGATATCACGGACCGCAGGCGGGCCGAGGACGAACGCAGCCGGCTCGAGGCGCAGGTGCAACAGACGCAGAAGCTCGAGAGCCTGGGCGTGCTCGCGGGCGGCATTGCCCACGACTTCAATAATCTGCTGGTGGGCATTCTCGGCAATGCGGACCTCGCCTACGAGGAATTGCCGCCTTCTTCGCCCGCGCGGGAGACGGTCAAGGAGATCGAGACGGCGGCCAGGCGCGCCGCGGAACTGACCCGCCAACTGCTGGCCTATTCGGGCAAGGGGCGCTTCATCATTCAGCCGGCCGACATCAATGAGATCGTGCGCGAGATGGGGCATTTGCTCGAGGTCTCCATTTCGAAGCAAGCCTTGCTGCGCTACGAGTTGGCGAGCGGCCTCCCCGCCGTAATGGCGGACGCCTCCCAGATCCGGCAGATTGTCATGAACCTGATCGTGAACGCGTCCGAGGCCCTGCCCGACGGGAAGGGCGGCATCACGGTCACCACCGGAACCGTTGAATGCGACCGCGCCTGCCTCGAGACCATGCACCTGAATCAGGACCTGCCGGAAGGGCGCTACGTGTTCTTTGAAGTCGCCGATACGGGCTGCGGTATGGACGCCGAAACGCTCAGCCGCATCTTTGACCCGTTTTTCACCACCAAGTTCACCGGGCGCGGCCTCGGCCTTGCCGCCGCGCTCGGCATCGTGCGCGGCCACAAGGGCGCGCTCAAGGTCTACAGCGAACCGGGCCGAGGCTCCTCGTTCCGCGTGTTCCTGCCGGCGCTGGATGCTCTGGCCGCGCCGGCGCCGGCGGCGCAGTCCGCCGCGGGCGGCTGGCGCGGTTCGGGCGCCGTGCTGCTGGTCGACGATGAGCCATCGGTCCGAACGCTGGGCGCGCGCATCCTGCAACGCTCCGGATTTCAGGTCATTACGGCGCAGGATGGACACGAGGCGGTTGAACAGTTCAAGATACATGCGGACCGTGTTGTCTGCGTTCTGCTGGACTTGACCATGCCGCGGCTCGGCGGGGAAGACACTTACCGGGAATTGCGGCGCATCCGGCCGGACCTGCCGGTCGTGCTTTCCAGCGGCTATAACGCGCAGGAAATATCGCAGCGGTTTGCCGGGAAAGAACTTGCGGGGTTCATACAGAAGCCCTATCAAGCGGCCACATTGGTCCGGACGATTCGCGATGCGCTGGAATCGCCCGGCCGGGAAGTCCTGCCGGCTGGCGACGATGCCTGA